From one Macaca nemestrina isolate mMacNem1 chromosome 5, mMacNem.hap1, whole genome shotgun sequence genomic stretch:
- the LOC105489588 gene encoding ribosomal RNA processing protein 36 homolog isoform X1: MPGANRRAGAGAGARRPRGARDREEDGEGLEPGAAARDLLRGTSNMSFEELLELQSQVGTKTYKQLVAGNSPKKQGSRPPIQNACVADKHRPLEMSAKIRVPFLRQVVPISKKVARDPRFDDLSGEYNPEVFDKTYQFLNDIRAKEKELVKKQLKKHRSGKEHEKLQQLLQRMEQQEMAQQERKQQQELHLALKQERRAQAQQGHRPYFLKKSEQRQLALAEKFKELKRSKKLENFLSRKRRRNAGKDRRHLPLSKE; the protein is encoded by the exons ATGCCGGGAGCTAACCGCCGCGCCGGGGCCGGCGCCGGGGCTCGACGTCCCCGCGGGGCCCGGGACCGCGAGGAGGACGGTGAGGGCCTGGAGCCTGGGGCCGCGGCCCGCGACCTATTGAGGG GCACATCTAACATGTCATTTGAGGAACTGTTGGAATTGCAGAGCCAAGTGGGGACTAAGACGTACAAACAATTGGTAGCTGGAAACAGCCCTAAGAAACAAGGTTCTAGACCACCTATCCAAAATGCATGTGTTGCAGATAAGCACAG GCCTCTGGAAATGTCAGCCAAGATCCGAGTACCATTTTTACGTCAGGTTGTTCCCATCAGTAAAAAG GTAGCCCGGGACCCTCGCTTTGATGATCTGTCAGGGGAATATAATCCTGAGGTGTTTGACAAAACATATCAATTCTTGAATGACATCCgagcaaaagagaaagag CTTGTGAAAAAACAGTTGAAGAAGCACCGTTCAGGAAAGGAGCATGAGAAACTGCAGCAACTGCTTCAGCGAATG GAGCAGCAAGAAATGGCACAGCAGGAGCGAAAGCAACAGCAAGAGCTGCACCTGGCCCTGAAGCAAGAACGTCGGGCTCAGGCCCAGCAGGGCCATCGGCCATACTTCCTGAAGAAAT CTGAGCAGCGCCAGTTGGCACTAGCTGAGAAGTTCAAGGAGCTGAAACGCAGCAAGAAATTGGAGAACTTCTTGAGTCGAAAGAGGCGACGAAATGCAGGCAAGGACAGGAGGCATCTCCCTTTGAGCAAAGAGTAA
- the LOC105489588 gene encoding ribosomal RNA processing protein 36 homolog isoform X2 produces MGNVCAIVWRQEKAWMAAEGLVGTSNMSFEELLELQSQVGTKTYKQLVAGNSPKKQGSRPPIQNACVADKHRPLEMSAKIRVPFLRQVVPISKKVARDPRFDDLSGEYNPEVFDKTYQFLNDIRAKEKELVKKQLKKHRSGKEHEKLQQLLQRMEQQEMAQQERKQQQELHLALKQERRAQAQQGHRPYFLKKSEQRQLALAEKFKELKRSKKLENFLSRKRRRNAGKDRRHLPLSKE; encoded by the exons ATGGGGAACGTATGTGCAATAGTATGGAGGCAGGAAAAGGCATGGATGGCAGCTGAAGGCTTAGTAG GCACATCTAACATGTCATTTGAGGAACTGTTGGAATTGCAGAGCCAAGTGGGGACTAAGACGTACAAACAATTGGTAGCTGGAAACAGCCCTAAGAAACAAGGTTCTAGACCACCTATCCAAAATGCATGTGTTGCAGATAAGCACAG GCCTCTGGAAATGTCAGCCAAGATCCGAGTACCATTTTTACGTCAGGTTGTTCCCATCAGTAAAAAG GTAGCCCGGGACCCTCGCTTTGATGATCTGTCAGGGGAATATAATCCTGAGGTGTTTGACAAAACATATCAATTCTTGAATGACATCCgagcaaaagagaaagag CTTGTGAAAAAACAGTTGAAGAAGCACCGTTCAGGAAAGGAGCATGAGAAACTGCAGCAACTGCTTCAGCGAATG GAGCAGCAAGAAATGGCACAGCAGGAGCGAAAGCAACAGCAAGAGCTGCACCTGGCCCTGAAGCAAGAACGTCGGGCTCAGGCCCAGCAGGGCCATCGGCCATACTTCCTGAAGAAAT CTGAGCAGCGCCAGTTGGCACTAGCTGAGAAGTTCAAGGAGCTGAAACGCAGCAAGAAATTGGAGAACTTCTTGAGTCGAAAGAGGCGACGAAATGCAGGCAAGGACAGGAGGCATCTCCCTTTGAGCAAAGAGTAA
- the LOC105489588 gene encoding ribosomal RNA processing protein 36 homolog isoform X3 — protein MRVFGNGERTSNMSFEELLELQSQVGTKTYKQLVAGNSPKKQGSRPPIQNACVADKHRPLEMSAKIRVPFLRQVVPISKKVARDPRFDDLSGEYNPEVFDKTYQFLNDIRAKEKELVKKQLKKHRSGKEHEKLQQLLQRMEQQEMAQQERKQQQELHLALKQERRAQAQQGHRPYFLKKSEQRQLALAEKFKELKRSKKLENFLSRKRRRNAGKDRRHLPLSKE, from the exons ATGAGAGTTTTCGGCAATGGGGAAC GCACATCTAACATGTCATTTGAGGAACTGTTGGAATTGCAGAGCCAAGTGGGGACTAAGACGTACAAACAATTGGTAGCTGGAAACAGCCCTAAGAAACAAGGTTCTAGACCACCTATCCAAAATGCATGTGTTGCAGATAAGCACAG GCCTCTGGAAATGTCAGCCAAGATCCGAGTACCATTTTTACGTCAGGTTGTTCCCATCAGTAAAAAG GTAGCCCGGGACCCTCGCTTTGATGATCTGTCAGGGGAATATAATCCTGAGGTGTTTGACAAAACATATCAATTCTTGAATGACATCCgagcaaaagagaaagag CTTGTGAAAAAACAGTTGAAGAAGCACCGTTCAGGAAAGGAGCATGAGAAACTGCAGCAACTGCTTCAGCGAATG GAGCAGCAAGAAATGGCACAGCAGGAGCGAAAGCAACAGCAAGAGCTGCACCTGGCCCTGAAGCAAGAACGTCGGGCTCAGGCCCAGCAGGGCCATCGGCCATACTTCCTGAAGAAAT CTGAGCAGCGCCAGTTGGCACTAGCTGAGAAGTTCAAGGAGCTGAAACGCAGCAAGAAATTGGAGAACTTCTTGAGTCGAAAGAGGCGACGAAATGCAGGCAAGGACAGGAGGCATCTCCCTTTGAGCAAAGAGTAA
- the LOC105489587 gene encoding kelch domain-containing protein 3, which translates to MLRWTVHLEGGPRRVNHAAVAVGHRVYSFGGYCSGEDYETLRQIDVHIFNAVSLRWTKLPPVKSAIRGQAPVVPYMRYGHSTVLIDDTVLLWGGRNDTEGACNVLYAFDVNTHKWFTPRVSGTVPGARDGHSACVLGKIMYIFGGYEQQADCFSNDIHKLDTSTMTWTLICTKGNPARWRDFHSATMLGSHMYVFGGRADRFGPFHSNNEIYCNRIRVFDTRTEAWLDCPPTPVLPEGRRSHSAFGYNGELYIFGGYNARLNRHFHDLWKFNPVSFTWKKIEPKGKGPCPRRRQCCCIVGDKIVLFGGTSPSPEEGLGDEFDLIDHSDLHILDFSPSLKTLCKLAVIQYNLDQSCLPHDIRWELNAMTTNSNISRPIVSSHG; encoded by the exons ATGTTACGGTGGACAGTGCACCTGGAGGGCGGGCCCCGCAGGGTGAACCATGCTGCAGTGGCTGTCGGGCATCGGGTATACTCCTTCGGGGGTTACTGCTCTGGTGAAGACTATGAGACGCTGCGTCAGATAGATGTGCACATTTTCAATGCAG TGTCCTTGCGTTGGACAAAGCTGCCCCCGGTGAAGTCTGCCATCCGTGGGCAAGCTCCTGTCGTACCCTACATGCGCTATGGACACTCAACCGTCCTCATTGACGACACGGTCCTCCTTTGGGGCGGGCGGAATGACACCGAAGGGGCCTGCAATGTGCTGTATGCCTTTGACGTCA ATACTCACAAGTGGTTCACACCCCGAGTGTCAGGGACAGTTCCTGGGGCCCGGGATGGACATTCGGCCTGTGTCCTAGGCAAGATCATGTACATTTTCGGGGGCTATGAGCAGCAG GCGGACTGCTTTTCCAATGACATTCACAAGCTAGATACCAGCACCATGACATGGACTCTTATCTGTACAAAG GGCAACCCTGCACGCTGGAGGGACTTCCACTCAGCCACAATGCTGGGAAGTCACATGTACGTCTTTGGGGGCCGTGCCGACCGCTTTGGGCCATTCCATTCCAACAATGAGATTTACTGCAACCGCATTCGAGTCTTTGACACCAGAACTGAGGCTTGGCTGGACTGTCCCCCGACTCCAGTGCTGCCTGAGGGGCGCCGGAGCCACTCGGCCT tTGGCTACAATGGGGAGCTGTACATCTTTGGTGGCTATAATGCAAGGCTGAACCGGCACTTCCATGACCTCTGGAAGTTTAATCCTG TGTCCTTTACCTGGAAAAAGATTGAACCGAAGGGGAAGGGGCCATGTCCCCGCCGGCGCCAGTGCTGCTGTATTGTTGGTGACAAGATTGTCCTCTTTGGGGGTACCAG TCCATCTCCTGAGGAAGGCCTGGGAGATGAATTTGACCTCATAGATCATTCTGACTTACACATTTTGGACTTTA GCCCTAGTCTGAAGACTCTGTGCAAACTGGCCGTGATTCAGTATAACCTAGACCAGTCCTGTTTGCCTCATGACATCAG GTGGGAGCTGAATGCCATGACCACCAACAGCAATATAAGTCGCCCCATCGTCTCCTCCCATGGGTAG
- the LOC105489586 gene encoding male-enhanced antigen 1 isoform X1 → MCKYVSRPRRPLAPARMATVVLGGDTMGPERIFPNQTEELGPHQGPSEGTGDWSSEEPEEEQEETGSNPAGYSYQPLNQDPEQEEVELAPVGDGDVVADIQDRIQALGLHLPDPPLESEDEDEEGATALNNHSSIPMDPEHVELVKRTMAGVSLPAPGVPAWAREISDAQWEDVVQKALQARQASPAWK, encoded by the exons ATGTGCAAATATGTGTCAAGACCGAGGAGGCCACTGG CCCCTGCCCGGATGGCAACAGTAGTTCTAGGGGGAGACACCATGGGCCCTGAGCGTATCTTCCCCAATCAGACTGAGGAACTGGGACCACATCAGGGCCCTTCAGAAGGCACTGGGGATTGGAGCAGTGAGGAGCCTGAGGAAGAGCAGGAGGAAACGGGGTCGAACCCAGCTGGCTACTCCTACCAGCCCCTGAACCAAGATCCTGAACAAGAGGAGGTGGAACTGGCACCAGTGGGGGATGGAGATGTAGTTGCTGACATCCAGGATCGAATCCAG GCCCTGGGGCTTCATTTGCCAGACCCACCATTAGAGAgtgaagatgaagatgaggagGGAGCTACAGCGTTGAACAACCACAGCTCTATTCCCATGGACCCAG AACATGTAGAGCTGGTGAAAAGGACGATGGCTGGAGTAAGCCTGCCTGCGCCAGGGGTTCCTGCCTGGGCTCGGGAGATATCGGATGCCCAGTGGGAAGATGTGGTACAGAAAGCCCTCCAAGCCCGGCAGGCATCCCCTGCTTGGAAGTGA
- the LOC105489586 gene encoding male-enhanced antigen 1 isoform X2: MGPEGHLSGAPARMATVVLGGDTMGPERIFPNQTEELGPHQGPSEGTGDWSSEEPEEEQEETGSNPAGYSYQPLNQDPEQEEVELAPVGDGDVVADIQDRIQALGLHLPDPPLESEDEDEEGATALNNHSSIPMDPEHVELVKRTMAGVSLPAPGVPAWAREISDAQWEDVVQKALQARQASPAWK, encoded by the exons ATGGGGCCTGAAGGGCATCTGTCAGGCG CCCCTGCCCGGATGGCAACAGTAGTTCTAGGGGGAGACACCATGGGCCCTGAGCGTATCTTCCCCAATCAGACTGAGGAACTGGGACCACATCAGGGCCCTTCAGAAGGCACTGGGGATTGGAGCAGTGAGGAGCCTGAGGAAGAGCAGGAGGAAACGGGGTCGAACCCAGCTGGCTACTCCTACCAGCCCCTGAACCAAGATCCTGAACAAGAGGAGGTGGAACTGGCACCAGTGGGGGATGGAGATGTAGTTGCTGACATCCAGGATCGAATCCAG GCCCTGGGGCTTCATTTGCCAGACCCACCATTAGAGAgtgaagatgaagatgaggagGGAGCTACAGCGTTGAACAACCACAGCTCTATTCCCATGGACCCAG AACATGTAGAGCTGGTGAAAAGGACGATGGCTGGAGTAAGCCTGCCTGCGCCAGGGGTTCCTGCCTGGGCTCGGGAGATATCGGATGCCCAGTGGGAAGATGTGGTACAGAAAGCCCTCCAAGCCCGGCAGGCATCCCCTGCTTGGAAGTGA
- the LOC105489586 gene encoding male-enhanced antigen 1 isoform X3, translating to MATVVLGGDTMGPERIFPNQTEELGPHQGPSEGTGDWSSEEPEEEQEETGSNPAGYSYQPLNQDPEQEEVELAPVGDGDVVADIQDRIQALGLHLPDPPLESEDEDEEGATALNNHSSIPMDPEHVELVKRTMAGVSLPAPGVPAWAREISDAQWEDVVQKALQARQASPAWK from the exons ATGGCAACAGTAGTTCTAGGGGGAGACACCATGGGCCCTGAGCGTATCTTCCCCAATCAGACTGAGGAACTGGGACCACATCAGGGCCCTTCAGAAGGCACTGGGGATTGGAGCAGTGAGGAGCCTGAGGAAGAGCAGGAGGAAACGGGGTCGAACCCAGCTGGCTACTCCTACCAGCCCCTGAACCAAGATCCTGAACAAGAGGAGGTGGAACTGGCACCAGTGGGGGATGGAGATGTAGTTGCTGACATCCAGGATCGAATCCAG GCCCTGGGGCTTCATTTGCCAGACCCACCATTAGAGAgtgaagatgaagatgaggagGGAGCTACAGCGTTGAACAACCACAGCTCTATTCCCATGGACCCAG AACATGTAGAGCTGGTGAAAAGGACGATGGCTGGAGTAAGCCTGCCTGCGCCAGGGGTTCCTGCCTGGGCTCGGGAGATATCGGATGCCCAGTGGGAAGATGTGGTACAGAAAGCCCTCCAAGCCCGGCAGGCATCCCCTGCTTGGAAGTGA